In Astyanax mexicanus isolate ESR-SI-001 chromosome 25, AstMex3_surface, whole genome shotgun sequence, a genomic segment contains:
- the LOC103036009 gene encoding intelectin-like, producing MSSLLAFEFLLMCLSAEMLSCESADVTPTYVARSCKEIRDKYQKKTDGLYYLTTESGVVYQTYCDMTTAGGGWTLVASVHENNMYGKCTVGDRWSSQQGNDINRPEGDGTWANRVTFGTPEGATSDDYKNPGYYDIKAQDVSVWHVPNNAETQQWRYNSILRYHTENHFLDNNGGNLYSLFKKYPVKYGLGVCRTNNGPSAPVVYDLGNKVTNKFLYGPNPRGEFEPGFIAFRVFNNERAAMAICSGVRPTGCNTEHYCIGGGGHFPEAAPRQCGDFPSFDWSGYGTNIEWSASKEITEAAVFLFYR from the exons ATGTCGTCTCTACTGGCGTTTGAATTTCTGCTGATGTGCCTGTCAGCGGAAATGCTTTCCTGTGAATCAG CTGACGTCACGCCTACATATGTGGCTCGAAGCTGCAAAGAAATTCGAGATAAGTACCAGAAAAAAACAG ATGGTCTGTACTACCTGACAACGGAGAGTGGGGTGGTCTACCAGACCTACTGTGATATGACCACTGCTGGAGGCGGCTGGACGCTGGTGGCCAGTGTGCACGAGAACAACATGTATGGGAAGTGCACTGTAGGTGACCGCTGGTCCAGCCAGCAAGGCAATGACATTAATAGGCCTGAAGGAGATGGAACCTGGGCTAATCGGGTTACATTTGGAACTCCTGAAGGTGCCACCAGTGACGACTACAAG AATCCTGGGTATTATGACATCAAGGCTCAGGATGTGTCTGTGTGGCACGTTCCCAATAACGCCGAGACGCAGCAATGGAGGTACAATTCCATCTTACGCTACCACACCGAAAACCACTTTCTCGACAACAATGGAGGAAACCTCTATAGCTTATTCAAG AAATACCCAGTGAAGTACGGACTTGGAGTTTGCCGTACTAATAATGGACCTTCTGCACCGGTGGTGTACGATTTGGGAAATAAAGTTACCAACAAGTTCTTGTATGGTCCCAACCCAAGAG GAGAGTTTGAGCCTGGATTCATCGCTTTCAGAGTTTTCAACAACGAGAGGGCGGCCATGGCCATCTGCTCTGGAGTCAGACCGACCGGCTGCAATACAGAACAT TACTGTATCGGGGGTGGAGGGCATTTCCCCGAAGCGGCACCGAGACAGTGTGGAGATTTTCCCAGTTTTGACTGGAGCGGCTACGGGACTAACATAGAATGGAGCGCCTCCAAAGAGATCACTGAAGCTGCTGTGTTTCTGTTCTACCGCTGA
- the LOC125787865 gene encoding intelectin-like has product MSSLLAFEFLLMCLSATTLSCESDEVTPTYVARSCKEIQEKYQKKTDGLYYLTTASGVVYQTYCDMTTDGGGWTLVASVHENNMYGKCTVGDRWSSQQGDDINRPEGDGNWANKATFGTAEGATSDDYKNPGYYDIKAQDVSVWHVPNNAEMQEWRCNSILRYHTDNHFLDDNGGNLYNLFKKYPVVYGTGVCRTNNGPSAPVVYDFGNKLTNKNFYGPNPRGESEPGFIAFRVFNNERAAMAICSGVRPTGCNTEHYCIGGGGHFPEAAPRQCGDFPSFDWSGYGTNTEWSASKEITEAAVFLFYR; this is encoded by the exons ATGTCGTCTCTGCTGGCGTTTGAATTTCTGCTGATGTGCCTGTCAGCAACAACGCTCTCCTGTGAATCAG ATGAGGTCACTCCTACATATGTGGCTCGAAGCTGCAAAGAAATTCAAGAGAAGTACCAGAAAAAAACAG ATGGCCTGTACTACCTGACTACTGCAAGTGGTGTGGTATACCAGACCTACTGTGATATGACCACTGATGGAGGCGGCTGGACGCTGGTGGCCAGTGTGCACGAGAACAACATGTATGGGAAGTGCACTGTAGGTGACCGCTGGTCCAGCCAGCAAGGTGATGACATTAATAGGCCTGAAGGAGACGGAAACTGGGCTAACAAAGCAACATTTGGAACTGCAGAAGGTGCTACTAGCGACGACTACAAG AATCCTGGGTATTATGACATCAAGGCTCAGGATGTGTCTGTGTGGCACGTTCCCAATAACGCCGAGATGCAGGAATGGAGATGCAATTCCATCTTACGCTACCACACCGACAATCACTTTCTCGATGACAATGGAGGAAACCTCTATAACTtattcaag AAATACCCAGTGGTGTATGGAACTGGCGTTTGCCGTACTAATAATGGACCTTCTGCACCGGTGGTGTATGATTTTGGAAATAAACTTACTAACAAGAATTTCTATGGTCCCAACCCAAGAG GAGAGTCTGAGCCTGGATTCATCGCTTTCAGAGTTTTCAACAATGAGAGGGCAGCCATGGCCATCTGCTCTGGAGTCAGACCGACCGGCTGCAATACAGAGCAT TACTGTATTGGGGGAGGAGGGCATTTCCCGGAAGCGGCACCGAGACAGTGTGGAGATTTTCCCAGTTTTGACTGGAGCGGCTACGGGACTAACACAGAATGGAGCGCCTCCAAAGAGATCACTGAAGCTGCTGTGTTTCTGTTCTACCGCTGA
- the LOC103035384 gene encoding intelectin-like, translating to MLTLGFLLLICLHLCESKPMSAMYVIQESDAPCININDSNSNHEIEKLLERMRYVARSCKEIRDKYRIYEDGLYYLTTDSGVVYQTYCDMTTAGGGWTLVASVHENNMYGKCTVGDRWSSQQGNNINTPEGDGTWANRVTFGTAEAATSDDYKNPGYYDIVAQDVSVWHVPNNVQLQLWTTASILRYHTDNRFLSLHGGNLFYLFKKFPVKYGIGACLVNNGPAVPVVYDTGNRDYTSNLYGPNSRREFESGFITFRVFNYEKAAMAICSGVRPIRGCNTEHYCIGGGGYFQEGSPMQCGDFTSFDWSGYGTNTEWSASREITESAVLFFYR from the exons ATGCTGACTTTGGGGTTTCTGCTGCTGATATGTCTACACCTCTGTGAATCCAAACCAA TGAGCGCAATGTACGTAATTCAGGAATCGGACGCTCCGTGTATCAACATCAACGACTCAAATTCCAACCACGAAATTGAGAAGCTTCTTGAGAGGATGAGATATGTGGCCCGGAGCTGCAAAGAAATCAGAGACAAGTATCGAATTTATGAAG ACGGTCTGTACTACCTGACAACGGACAGTGGGGTTGTCTACCAGACCTACTGCGATATGACCACTGCTGGAGGCGGCTGGACGCTGGTGGCCAGTGTGCACGAGAACAACATGTATGGGAAGTGCACTGTAGGTGACCGCTGGTCCAGCCAGCAAGGTAATAACATTAATACCCCTGAAGGAGACGGAACCTGGGCTAATCGGGTTACATTTGGAACTGCAGAAGCTGCCACCAGTGACGACTACAAG AATCCTGGGTATTACGACATCGTGGCTCAGGATGTGTCTGTGTGGCACGTTCCCAATAACGTTCAGCTACAGCTGTGGACCACCGCTTCCATCTTACGCTACCACACCGACAATCGCTTCCTCAGTCTTCATGGAGGAAACCTTTTCTACTTATTCAAG AAATTCCCAGTAAAATATGGAATAGGAGCTTGTCTTGTTAATAATGGACCAGCTGTCCCGGTGGTGTACGATACTGGAAACAGGGACTACACCAGCAATCTCTATGGACCCAACTCCAGAA GAGAGTTTGAGTCTGGCTTCATCACTTTCAGAGTGTTCAACTATGAGAAGGCAGCCATGGCCATCTGTTCTGGCGTTAGACCAATAAGGGGCTGCAACACAGAACAT TATTGTATCGGGGGAGGAGGTTATTTCCAAGAGGGTTCACCCATGCAGTGTGGAGATTTCACATCATTTGACTGGAGCGGCTACGGGACGAATACAGAATGGAGTGCCTCCAGAGAGATCACCGAATCTGCTGTGCTTTTCTTCTACCGATGA
- the LOC111195175 gene encoding intelectin-like isoform X1 produces the protein MSSLLAFQFLLICLSAEMISCESDEVTPTYEARTCKEIREKYHQKTDGLYYLTTDSGVVYQTYCDMTTDGGGWTLVASVHENNMYGKCTVGDRWSSQQGNDINKPEGDGNWANKATFGTAEGATSDDYKNPGYYDIKAQDVSVWHVPNNAEMQEWRCNSILRYHTDNHFLDDNGGNLYNLFKKYPVVYGTGVCRTNNGPSAPVVYDFGNKLTNKNFYGPNSRGEFEPGFIAFRVFNNERAAMAICSGVRPTGCNTEHYCIGGGGHFPDVAPRECGDFPCFDWNGYGTNTEWSASKEITEAAVFLFYR, from the exons ATGTCGTCTCTGCTGGCGTTTCAATTTCTGCTGATTTGCCTGTCAGCGGAAATGATCTCCTGTGAATCAG ATGAGGTGACGCCTACATATGAGGCTCGAACCTGCAAAGAAATTCGAGAGAAGTACCATCAAAAAACAG ACGGCCTGTACTACCTGACAACGGACAGTGGGGTTGTCTACCAGACCTACTGTGATATGACCACTGATGGAGGCGGCTGGACTCTGGTGGCCAGTGTGCACGAGAACAACATGTATGGGAAGTGCACTGTAGGTGACCGCTGGTCCAGCCAGCAAGGTAATGACATTAATAAGCCTGAAGGAGACGGAAACTGGGCTAACAAAGCAACATTTGGAACTGCAGAAGGTGCTACTAGCGACGACTACAAG AATCCTGGGTATTATGACATCAAGGCTCAGGATGTGTCTGTGTGGCACGTTCCCAATAACGCCGAGATGCAGGAATGGAGATGCAATTCCATCTTACGCTACCACACCGACAATCACTTTCTCGATGACAATGGAGGAAACCTCTATAACTtattcaag AAATACCCAGTGGTGTATGGAACTGGTGTTTGCCGTACTAATAATGGACCTTCTGCACCGGTGGTGTACGATTTTGGAAATAAACTTACTAACAAGAATTTCTATGGTCCCAACTCAAGAG GAGAGTTTGAGCCTGGATTCATCGCTTTCAGAGTTTTCAACAATGAGAGGGCAGCCATGGCCATCTGCTCTGGAGTCAGACCGACCGGCTGCAATACAGAGCAT TACTGTATTGGGGGAGGAGGGCATTTCCCCGATGTGGCACCGAGAGAGTGTGGAGATTTTCCCTGTTTTGACTGGAACGGCTACGGGACTAACACAGAATGGAGCGCCTCCAAAGAGATCACTGAAGCTGCTGTGTTTCTGTTCTACCGCTGA